The following are from one region of the Salvia hispanica cultivar TCC Black 2014 chromosome 1, UniMelb_Shisp_WGS_1.0, whole genome shotgun sequence genome:
- the LOC125211944 gene encoding dof zinc finger protein DOF5.4-like, translated as MPENWAAVNLEQLKSSRMQDMHGIGEEIGAGGRFIGAGDRRMRPHNHQVVKCPRCDSLNTKFCYYNNYNLSQPRHFCKSCRRYWTKGGVLRNVPVGGGSRKTKRSKPKTNASAAADDAEEKSTAQSSSSESSSLTTSAAAVATATATAPPTSSAAAEPIHTTPDSAVMYNFADASFSNVNPIANPSLDQSAEQIFAAEVESFTGMMTSPEELMMELDIATATAPAEKAEGLKMEDIGNEALDWGSSGDGGDQGLFDLTAGVDPDYWSQSDWTDNDQSLNYLP; from the coding sequence ATGCCGGAAAATTGGGCGGCTGTAAACCTAGAGCAGCTGAAATCGTCGAGAATGCAAGATATGCATGGCATCGGAGAAGAAATCGGCGCCGGAGGGAGGTTTATCGGCGCCGGAGATAGGCGGATGCGGCCGCACAACCACCAGGTCGTCAAGTGCCCTCGCTGCGACTCGCTCAACACCAAATTCTGCTACTACAACAACTACAACCTCTCGCAGCCGCGCCACTTCTGCAAGAGCTGCCGCCGCTACTGGACCAAAGGCGGCGTCCTCCGCAACGTCCCCGTCGGCGGCGGCTCCCGCAAAACCAAGCGCTCCAAGCCTAAAACAAatgcctccgccgccgccgacgaCGCAGAGGAAAAATCCACCGCGCAGAGCTCCAGCAGCGAGAGCTCCAGCCTCaccacctccgccgccgcagTCGCAACCGCAACCGCAACCGCTCCTCCTACGTCCTCCGCCGCGGCGGAACCGATCCACACCACGCCGGATTCCGCCGTGATGTACAATTTCGCCGACGCGAGCTTCTCCAACGTGAATCCGATCGCAAACCCTAGCCTCGATCAGTCGGCGGAACAGATCTTCGCGGCGGAGGTGGAGAGCTTCACGGGGATGATGACGTCACCGGAGGAATTGATGATGGAGCTCGACATCGCGACCGCGACGGCGCCGGCGGAAAAAGCGGAGGGGTTGAAGATGGAGGATATTGGCAATGAGGCGCTGGATTGGGGGAGCAGCGGCGACGGCGGAGATCAAGGGCTGTTTGATCTAACGGCTGGCGTTGATCCGGATTACTGGAGTCAATCCGACTGGACTGACAATGACCAATCCCTAAATTATCTTCCGTAG